A region of the Channa argus isolate prfri chromosome 3, Channa argus male v1.0, whole genome shotgun sequence genome:
ACGGAACAGCTTCAGCTCAGCGATTGGTTGGTTGGCTTCCTTCCAGGAACTGCTCTCAAGTACTTACACGGCATCTCCATAGGATTTAGGTCGAGACTTTGACTTGGCCATTCCAAATTGCTTGTCTGACCTAAACTAGTGCTCCTGGTGTGATCTTTGTTGGCTGACCACTCCTGAGGAGGGTAACAGTGGTGTTGAATATTCTCTATTTACACCTGATCTGTCTGACTGGTGGACTCCAAACTCTTTAGAAAGTCCTTTTGTAGACCTTTTCATCCTGTTGAGCGTCAACACCTCATATTCCATGTTCTTCAGAAATCTCCTTGGTTCACTCTACAGACCTGTGTTAACAAGTACAAACTTTTGACAGTGAGACTCGCGCCTGGTTGAAACAAACATCTCACTCTAATTTACCCTGCAAGTGAATTCATAATGCTAGAGCTTCACACACTTTTGTCACACATAAATATGTAAGATTGGATCTTTTTcctctgtaaaaatgtttttgcctcatttgtttagttttcttttatttaggtTTAAGAATTGcataaatactgtatctgctgCAAAAAAACTAGAAAATGCACAAGTCCAAAAACCTTCAAGCGTGAGTGTATATCAAATGTACTTCTTCAGATGTGCTGTGATCACAGAGTTTGCCAGAGATCTGCTGTCTCAGCACGGGGTGAAGGTGGTGGTGCCTGGAGAGATAGAAAGGGTGGTGGTCTCTCTGTCAGAGGAGACGAATGAGGCCGACGTACAGATGGAGAAAATTGGAGCAGAGGAGCCAGCCGTCACTGCAACAGTGGGGGAAAAATGTGAGGTGTGTAGTATTGATTTTTATAAAGGAAGCGTGAAGTAGCAGAGTCCAGGGCTACAGTTGTCCCAGCAAAAAGTTGAActgaataaatatattaatgggGTATTGATACACAACAGTACAATCATGTACTGCTATATCTGTCATCAGAGGGGACTCAAAGGTTTGAAGACCTCAAAGGAGGTGGCAGTTAATGAATAtatcacaaaaatgtaaaactgagtATAAAAGCCAGAGGTTAAAAATCATCACAAATCAAGTTTGCTGATGCTGTAGCACTGGCTGCTGCAGTGTGGAGCACGGCACTATCGAGAGTAGCTGTTTGATTTCCACTGGGCTTTCCTCTTCTAAAAATGTGCACACGGACTCCAGTGTGAAGCAGTTTGGATAAGAGCTTCCATCAAATGACTTATGTTAATGTTGCACCAGGTAATTTCACAGTCCGGTGGCCCCAAGTCGAAGAGGGCTAATTAGATCAGTTCATGAAAAGAACTTGATTACTTTGAAATAATGTCTTAAGTGGTCAGCTTCTTCTCCTTAGCTGGTTAGTGAGTTGCCACTGCTTGTGATCCCAGTCTTGTTTGGAAAGAGCCGTACTTTATCGGATTCTAGCTTGGCAGTTGTACATGTAAacttatattaatattattattatttattgtttaaacttattatttattgtagcCTTTATAGCTACCATAATAAGTACTTTTTATAATGGCATCAACGATAAAACGATAATGGTTTGTCACGTgactttgcagtttttttatttgggttAGAGTAGAGGAAAGGCACAGGGGAACACACCTACGGCTGCCAAAATAGAAGCGTTATGGTACCAGAAAGCTGAATTTGGCTGGACACATACAATACTCCAAATGAATGGAAACGCTTTTATGTCTGCTTGATGTGTAAATAAGCAGTTTGCTAAGAAAGTTCCCACATGTCCAACTTTATGAAGTGGGAATAAGCAGATCTTGTGTTCCCAGTTTGTTTGTGCTGCCCTCTATTGGCCCCAAATCACTTTATCCACCTTTAAAATGGTTTCCTTCACCTTTCTGTTTCAGCCTGGTCTTCGTGTCCTCGAAGGCCTGGCGGCATCCGGTTTGCGTTCGGTACGTTTCGCTCTTGAAGTCCCTGGCCTGCAGAGCATCACAGCCAACGACTTTTCCACCAAGGCCGCGGCGCTAATTGCCAGGAACGCTCAGTACAATGGAGTCGGCCACCTGGTCCAGGCCAGCTGCAGGGACGCCAGGTATGTTTACGCGGCACGGTCGGTGAAATCCTTGCTCCTTGCCAGTCCGTCGGCCTCTGTCACGTATTCTTATTTATCTGCTTCACTGGTTTGCTCACTGTTTGTTCTTCCTCTTGTATTCAGTCTTGGCCTTTAACCTCTTGTTCTATTCCTTCTTCTGCCCCTgcttgtctctttgtttttcttcatttatgacCTCTTGTCCACTCTCTCGCTGTTCAGTTCTCCATGGCCTGCtcatcttcctctctcctcttcattCTATCTAATCTAATCAGCTCTGTTTTTAGCAGGCCGTGACAGTTTGTCTGTATCGAAAAATTTGATTCAGTGGTTATGTCTCGTAtttctttcattgctttttattttgtccagtATGTTGATGTACGAGATGCGCAGGAAGAAAGAGCGCTATGATGTCATCGATTTGGACCCCTATGGTAGCCCTGCCTCCTTCCTGGATGCCGCTGTGCAGGCCGTCAGTGAAGGAGGTTAGTAGTTTAGTCTGTTGAACTCGACAAAACAGGGTGGGTCACTATGTGTGGAGGTTAAAGTCTTTAGATCCTATCTGTCCTAATTCAGCCTAAAAGCAGAAAGATCCATTAAACGTACACtaaatatttttgatattttaattaaaCGGTGAGTAGAATCTGTTGTTATCCTTAAAAATGAGCACTACCGTGAAACTGGAGATCAGtcctctcctccatctcccTGCTACGCTCTACTAACACCTGCTGTGCCCcaccatgctctgcacagctgcaAATGCTCCAAAATATACCAaataagcagaaataattgaaattctctgattggtcagaaggatGAGCCTCATTCAAAAACGTTTAGAAAGGACTGTCTCTATACAGCTGCCACAGAATGATTCAACAGGTTCTGTCCACCAAAAAAAGTTACACCCTATAACGTAAGACCCTTTTAAAAACTACAGATGCAACTGTAtgatctgttaaaaaaaatttaaaaccttgaaatgtcgaagtgtctctgggcaagatgctgaacccctgacagcccattcccctccccagctgtgcagtgccggtagaaattggggagggttgcgtcaggaagggcatctgtgtaaaaactgtgccaaatccaaatgcagacaatgatccgctacactgaactcacaggataagctgaaaggacaaaacaaaaaaaagaagatgttaGTTAATCTGTTAAAAGTCAACCCGTTCAATTATTACCAGTTGCATTTACAGGTGTTTTTCTTTAGCTACAAGTGTAAAATATGGCCAGGACTAATATGTTATCATTTTCAGACATCATTTTTCTCAAttactgaatttttttttatttaatttttttacatattcacacattttggtttttggtttattttttaaaaatggcataAAGTCAATCAGCTTGACAGGTCTGtttgtgaaataattatttatctattagctgtttacattttcttttgggcaaaaagatcattttttttttaaaaatccggATGTGACAGTAAGTCATCTATAGTTCCAGCTGTCATCATTGCTgactctttctgtgtgtgtgtgtctccatccATTTCTCTCAGGTCTGTTGTGTATAACGTGTACAGACATGGCAGTGATGGCAGGAAACAGTGGAGAGACCTGCTTCAGCAAATATGGTTCAGTCTCCATCAAAGCCAAATACTGTCATGAGATGGTGAGGGCACCCACACAGGTCAAAACATGCAAAGGCACGTCACCATGACTGCATTCATATTCATATGTAGTGTGTTCATGtaccagtctgaaaaaaaaaaaaacatagtaaatgtcagattttgtCACAGCTTTGTAACTCAATCTAAAATACGATAAAAGATACTTTTTGCCCCTTAGAGAAACTAGTGTTGGGCCCTGCAATGCAATACTAATTAGTAACACAGCAACTTAAACAGGAAGTGCAAGACAGCTGATTTAGCAACGCATCACAGCATTACGGtggctgtggtgcaggaaggtagagtggttgtcaatccccggctcctccggtcaaatACCAAAGTGTCCCAAACTTAGCTGAtctcggtgagtgttggccagctgcacagcagctcccccatcggtatgtaagtgtgtgtgtatgtgattgtaagtgtgattggttgaataagaagcagtgtaaagtggtttgagtgccaataggtagaaaaggcCAGTTTACCATTGGAGCAGCATGTCGGACAGTACGATCAGCAAAACATCAGAGTAAATGTTGAGCAGCTGGTTTGTCAGAATTACAATAACGGTGCAATTAGTGAATCTGGTACAGTCCAACCAAACAAAGCCACAGTGTttagtacataaaaaaaaaatatctgctgtcaaaaaaatgcagaaaatgactttttttttttatgacaaacTGGTGGACACAACTACTTTACAGAGAAGTAATCAAAAAGGGTAAATGCTGTTTCTGGAGAAACCAACGTGCATTTATTTGTCTCCTTTCCCTGCAGGCTCTTCGCATCATCCTCCACAGTTTGGACCAGCGGGCAGCAGTGTACCAGCGATACATCCAGCCCCTGTTGTCCGTCAGTGTCGACTTTTACATTCGGGTCTTTGTGCGTGTCTTCACAGGACAGGCTACAGTCAAGAACTCAgccaggtacacacacacacacacttctgacaAAATGAGACATGATGAAAGATGAATGATCCTGGAACTAGGTCACCGCAGCAATGTTTTCTGAGAGTAATTTCAGCAGCAGAACATGGTAAGAGAAAGATTAGAACTGAcgtttacacatacacacatggaaaacacaataaaaccaaTTTAGGATGACAcagtattatttgtatttaatttcaaaGGAAGCAACTCGTGAtccctgtgttcataagtgcttctttttGGGATTCATTAGCTCACTTGTAGGTGGctctggataaaagcgtctggcaaattactaaatgtaaatgttttccccGTCTTGTGCAGTAAACAGGCTCTGATCTACAACTGTGTCGGCTGTGGCTCTTTCCACTTGCAGAGAATGGGCAGGAGAACAAGCAATGGGAAACAGTAAGACGACACACACTCGACAACTGGGTCTGAAACCGTCGTGCGCTGTCCTGCAGCACACTCGTGTGTCACAGATTTACTGGAAAATACTTAAGGGTTTATTAATGGTTTATAGAGGAGAAATCCTCATTATCACCATGAAATCTTTACTGCTGTGACAGCTCTACTCTGTGTGCACTAAAGTGGAATTTTACTTGATTTCAGTATGAAGTATTCTGCTGCCACTGGGCCCCCAGTCGGACCAGAGTGTGAGCACTGTGGACAGAGACATCAGGTTACATGCAAACTGATCAGTGTTCAGCTCATGTACACGTGTAAATGATCAATatgaatttattgtttaaatttacTCAGGTTTTTCTCACGGAGGATACAATAGGATGTTTCATTGGCTGGTGTGAACAGTGTCAGTTATAGTTATTACTGTGGAAGCAGATACACTAGCCCAGCCTGTGTCTGTTCTCTCTGTAGCTGGGTGGTCCCATCTGGGCTGAACCCATCCACGACTTGACATTTGTCCAGAAGGTTTTGTCCGCTGTGTCGGGGAACCCATCTCGATTTGGAACATCCAAGCGCATCGAGGGCGTGCTCAGCATGGTGACTGAGGTATCCACTTACATTTCTGTACAcactctcagtgtgtgtgtgtgtgtgtgtgtgtgtgtgtgtgtgtgtgtgtgtgtgcgcgcattcTGTCAAAAATACAAAGCTTTTGAAGAAACTCTTAACACCTGTGCTGTTTGCCGCAGGAGTTGGAAGATGTGCCTCTGTATTACACTGTGGACAGTCTGAGCAGCACAATACACTGCAACACTCCACCCCTGCTCCAGTTTCGGTAAATACgtctcatgcacacacagagaaatgagTATACAATGTTGTCAGGAAGACACCTGGACGTTGTTTTATTTTGGGTGAAAAATGGTTGAGTCACTAGTTAAATAAACTTTGAAAAACGTGTAATCTAAAGTTTAATTTAACGTGTAGAGCAGAGGCAGACTGAGCTGGGCTAACTACGCTGGTGGGACCGCAGCATTTGGTGAACAGGTCATATTGCGATTACTGTGAACAATATTGCAATTTGCAGTTGCAACATAAGAAAACGGTATCACGAGTCTGTTTACTTCCTTATCGAAGAAAAGTGATTACTGAGAATTTTGATATGTGTAATAAACAAATTGCATAACACACGCAAAAGTTACAAATTGAAGTTGCATAAATGAAGCAAACTTTGGGCAGTAAGAAAAGTCATGAAGGCCATAAAAAGTAGCTGAAATGATTAAGAAACATTTCATGTAAAAATTTTAAACCTGAATCTGCTCTTGAACCGTTTCCACCTCTCTTCAGATCTGCGCTCCTTCATGCTGGTTACAGGGTTTCCATGTCTCATGCCTGCAAGAACGCCATCAAGACCGATGCTCCTCCTGCAGCTATCTGGGACATAATGCGATGCTGGGTAAACTTTACTGATgcaaaagtagaaaaagtaCAAGCCTTGACCTCCCTAGAGTTTACAGGCTCTATGGTGACTCTGCTTTCCTTGATCCCATAACGCATGGTGTTTATGTACGTGTCGTCTGCCACAGGAGAAGACCAACCCTGTGAAGAGGGAGAAGTTTTCTGAGACCAGTCCTGCTTTCAAAATCCTTTCCACTGAGCCCAGGTGAGATCACACACTAGACTTAAAAGCCCAACAAGTTTGTCAGACACCATTTAAGTGGCTACAGCGTAACATGTGACGAGATCTTTATAGAAACGTTTGTGTTTACTGTACGTTTCTGTGCTGGATTGTACTTGTAGCCTAGAGGCCTGTTTCACAGTAAGGGAGGACGCCAACCCACAGTCCCGTAAACGCCATCTGACCCGCTTCCAGGAGAACCCACAAGCCTTCTGGGGACCCAAAGCTCGCGCCAAATCCGGGTAAGTACCACAACACCCTGGACTACTCACTCAAAGTACCGTGTCCTCCTCTATGCATTGCTAAGTGTTCTCTCATCTTTCCTCCAGTGGCGGCATCTCTACAAACCTGCAGGACAAGAGGCAGAAATGCCAGAACAAGAGGAAGAGCCAGATGACCGACTCTTCTCATCTAAAGAACTACCCGTGCAAGATGTTCAAAGAGGTCAGTCCACCTACAAAGTATGATGCATGCTGTACTGCATTCAGGTCAAATCCAATTTATCATACAGAGATGAAATATTTAGCCTCCTAAAAGCAAATGATGAGtcggaagaaaaaaaattacaaatgcgCACTCACAAATTTAATGGCAAAGATTTAGAAATGTTCAAAGTTAATAGCACTGTGCAATGTTTTACCCCTTTATTTTCCCCCAATGATCATTTCTGTTGGTGAGATtcgtgtttgtttatttaattatttttttaaacaaaagcagttttctGCTGGGAAACACCAAAAAAATGATTCCATTTTCCTGATCCTGGCAGACACACTCGCCTTAAGGCAAACCCTAAATACACTATATTCTTTAACAATTTATGCATTATTCAGAATTTGCCACTGTTGTCTATGAAAGATGGGctggaaaaagaaatattttcactCAATTTTTGCAccattttcactttcacattaAGCCGATGTAAAATATTCACACTTACTGTGCAGTTCTCAACTCTACTTGGCATTATAGTGTTTTTTTCAGCTAATTAATTTTGGTAGGAGGCCCAAActgaaaaactaatttttaaaaaagtacaattttctGGTTTAATTTGCAGCAGGCTTTGCAGTTGCATAGTTAACATGGAactggcctttctgtgtagcATCCTTTTTATAGTTGGGTTAGGTTTGCATTTGTCAATAGTTAAGTCAGAAATGTTCTTCAAATCAATCTTAAATTCAGTATCACAGGAATCAGGATCATTCTTTGGATTTTGAAGTAAACAATTAACGCCACACATCAGCTGCTTTGGTACCAACCACTAGCaactaaataattttttctcGTTTGCAGGGAAGTTGTACACACGGAGATAAATGCTGCTACTCCCACAGCCTTGAGCAGACAACAGAAGAGCAAATGGAATAATTCTACCtattttttcctgttgtctcttttttttttaaaaaaattatttctgctGCTTAGACAAAGTGAGTACGATGTGCTGCAGCCACATCGTACTGGATGAGGACAACAGCCTGAAATGGTTATTTAGAGAATATATCCAAAATTCAGTTTTACGCGTGAGGTTTTTCCTTTATGGTTTATTCGTTTTGACGTGTATGGATTTACCAATAAAGTCCTCAGTTTGACTTTTATCATGTTTGATATTTATGGTTAATTTACAGATCATTTGGAGGGGAAGGGTTATTAAACATGCTCACCCAGACCACCTGTGGTTGCTGGCTCATACCAGAAGGGaatcacatttaatttgatacAGATTTTACTGCTTAAGGTGTAATAAACCAATTTTATCTGTAGccttttttaaatagtgtggTGGTTCTGTTCTGTGCTTAAAAACTAAAGTATGCATTTATCTGAACCACAGCTGGTAATATCATAACCCCActaatttagaattttaatggaaaatgtttgtcAAGTCTCTCAGATGAGATGGAAATGTCTTGATGGCACAACAGAAATctcagctttattttaaaacgTGTCCCCAGCAGCTGTGGGATACCTGCTCTGACATTTAGTTAGCTGAAGTGAGAACCTGTTCCTCTCCGTGAGAGTTTGATACCTGTAAAATTAACACATGCAACACAGAGCAAGTGACAGATTTTATTACCAACTGCTTATCAgtataaaatcattttcagtatGTACACCCTTTACAGACAAACGGCTACATTCATTGCTCATATAAGGCAGCCAGTACTTATTGGCACCGGTTTGGAAATTATCACTGGTTTCTGTGCAAAGTTTTTGGTCAGAAGTGAATGTGCTGAATAATCTTTCACAAAGTTCATTTCTaggctggaaaaaaaatattccaaggttagtttttaaaaaaggcagtaTCAGCTGATTGTGTACACACTGTAACCTCAAAAGGAGAAAACTGAACACTATTGCAGCTCCGGGCttcaaaaactgttaaaatctTGTTAATGTCTTCATTAAGGTAAAACACACCTGGACTTAACATGGTTTGTGAAATCAGCACAGGTGTTTCcctgatttaatgttgtgggcAGTATTGTCtatttgtgcacacacaaacacacagagtctAGCTGCAAATACTGAACAAAGCctcattcttttacatttttgtacaatTTCAAGTAGGTGTAGAAACAGTCCTCCGTTGGTCAAATCACAACCAAGCAGGAAAGTGCATTGCTAATTAAAGTCTGACCTGTAAGAATGTAAAGTTGTGATTGGCTATCTGAGGCTGACTCTCAGCAGGAAGGTTCGGATCTCCATTGGCCTTAAAGTTACCTCCCATGGAGAGGGGTCCCGGACAGTCTTCAGCTGGGGCTTCTCGTCTGAAAAGCGGGTACATCATGTAAAACTGAGCAGAAACGGGCATCTCTAAAATTAAGATCACTTTAACTTCATACTGGGTTTCCTGAAAGGCTGACGAGTCTAAAACAGGTTGCGCTCAAACAAAAGATATTACAGCAGCTACAGAGAAGTGAAACAGATGAATTGTACCTCTTAGCAAAATGAGTCTTGTTAAACCACTAAACACCCTGTAGTTTACTATTAAAGCTATGAACCATAACAATGCATTTATGACTCATTATATTACACTGCCTGCTTAATTAGCCCCTGCAGGGAAATTGACTGCAGAGGAGCAGTGATTACCACCCTCGTAGAATTACAAGGCGTGAGTAGGTTTGTGTGTTCGCCCTCGTCTCTTCATTCTCACTGAACACGACCCTCGACTATCAGCCAAGTGGTCCATCAGTGACTGGCAGGAAGCCGGTGCTGTTGATCTGCCAGCGCGTTGGCAGGTCGGGGAAATTCAACATCATTTGGCTGCCTGGTGTTTATTGTGTTAACTAAATTGTGAAGTACTGGCTCTCTCCTGGTGTCTTGTCTCCTTTAATGGGAGGTTAGAGGTCAGAGGGTCACAAAGTGTACTTAACTAACATGAGGCCTGGAAGATAAATCCCAGTGTTTTCCTTCTAGAGTAAACAAAGACTTTTCTACACACAGCATAGGAAATTAAATATAATGCGCATATGTCTAAGAAATGTGTTTATCCTATGGGAATCAAGGATTTGCAGTTACAATTGTGATGCAGCACATTCCTACCTAAACActctcatccaggtctacaatttTCAAGGTACCCATCCCTAGCAGCTTCGCTCCGAATATTCAAAAGACTCTTCTGGACCTTTATATCAACccaaatacactttttttcttctctttctattTTTGCTACCTGCCacttttatttcaatattttttctctGGCTTTTTGTCGCTTTGGACAGaggcatctgccaaatgactacaTGTACACTGCCGCTACTTGCTGAGCCTTAGGATTGtactattgtttttaatatctaGGATGTTTGTGGATGTTTTATTGGTGTTTACTCTCCTCTAGTGTGGAGAGCTGGGTATTCTTTGGATATGCTTTCATAATATTGCTGATACAACACTCAGTCCCTCCAGGTGTTTGCGATGTTGCAgatgcaacaattaattcaatcAATCCCCCGTGAAGttataaaaacatcacaacgTGCATTGCAATGTTTCAGTCACAAAATCAAGCATTTTAGGTGGCAGCAATCACAAAAAGTTTGCAATTCAAGAAATGTTTCTGAGAGCTGGTGCTATGGAAACATTTCAGTCTGTACCAATAACGTATAAGCAACCTATAGCCGTCTACTCTTATAGCGTCCTATACTGACATCTTGTTCAGGGACGGTACTGCACAAAGCCTTAAATGTGCATGTTCATTACATGCTCCCCCTACCCAAATTTGCTAACAGGTTGCTCAGAGCCATTGTAATGGTAATGGCAAATGCAGTGGTCTCGTACCTTTCTGTGGCATCCAGTCAAAACGCTTCATCTCATCTTTCCACTGATTGGCTGACAGGTTCAGCTCAGACACGCCCAGCACATCCAGAGTGGAAAACAGCttctacagacagaaacacaacactgtAGGCAAAACTgtacttatttacatttaatatttttaagctttttttcaaGAAATGCTGCGGCCTAATTAGccaattaaagtaaaaaaataaaacaagttttcTGCAGATCTTATTCATAAACAATCTTCGAATTCATCCCTCGTCTTTACCTGCAGATTCACAGTGACGGGCTGAGAGTTCAGTTTGCTCTCCCAGCTCTGGAACTGATGCTCCAGTCTCAGCAGCACCGAGTCTTTGTCCCACTGTGTCAGTGTCAGCAGGTGAACAGCAGGGGGCAGGGCAGCCTGAAGCCCTGAGAACTACAAACACCCAGGCAAACACAACTGACTATTCACACAGGCCAGATGGTCCATACATAGACAGTACACTGgataagaacatttaaaaattgcagcctgttcatttttaattgagTAGTTTGACACGCCGTGCGTTAATGTGTAGGCCATACTGTGTTCTATTTTCTTCATTAACActaattttcattgttttgactAGTAAGCATACGCGTCACTAATTACGGGCTTTGAAATCGTGTCAGTGCAACTGCAGTTAATAGCAATGTGGCTCAGCTCAAGTCTCCTGAGATTTGGTGAAATGAtgtgtgaaaatgcaaatatgtgcaGTTCTAGAAAGAAATGACAAGAACCAGAACAGGAAGAAGaattataattacaaaaatTGCCTTTCGGACATTATAGCAATACCCAAACCTTTCATTACCCAGAACCCAATTCATCCTAAATTGACCTTTGTTGCTCCCTTAAATGTAACTATTTAAAGCTACTTTGTGTGAAAGCTTTATACGACAAATCTGCAGTAAATGTCAATTGCtgcaaaacataaaagtaaaaaaattactatatgaaaaagaaaaacctcacAATGGGAGAAGCTCTCTTGAGAGACTAATCAAATAATTGACTCACTGTTTCAGCTCAAGAAACAAATTCTTTTTGGTGCATTTTCCTCACCTCAAGTCGAGTGCTTGGGCTCAGATCTCCGTCAGTGAAAGTCAGCAGGGGCTGCAGCACCACCTGCTGTGCCAAAGGACGGTGCTCGTCTGCGGCAACAGGTGGCCGGTCAAGGGACAGCAGGAGGCGGCCGCGGACTACCAG
Encoded here:
- the trmt1 gene encoding tRNA (guanine(26)-N(2))-dimethyltransferase isoform X1 encodes the protein MLRQSARLFHLIISHQLHHSCTRSARQTFQWRLGSAVAAPIIRGLRSMEPLKADQDSEVPTTDPTLTAPESSTKDVSPTPTDTAPDEKKTPPAGLLPGETVVKEGKASILFPSANEVFYNPVQEFNRDLTCAVITEFARDLLSQHGVKVVVPGEIERVVVSLSEETNEADVQMEKIGAEEPAVTATVGEKCEPGLRVLEGLAASGLRSVRFALEVPGLQSITANDFSTKAAALIARNAQYNGVGHLVQASCRDASMLMYEMRRKKERYDVIDLDPYGSPASFLDAAVQAVSEGGLLCITCTDMAVMAGNSGETCFSKYGSVSIKAKYCHEMALRIILHSLDQRAAVYQRYIQPLLSVSVDFYIRVFVRVFTGQATVKNSASKQALIYNCVGCGSFHLQRMGRRTSNGKHMKYSAATGPPVGPECEHCGQRHQLGGPIWAEPIHDLTFVQKVLSAVSGNPSRFGTSKRIEGVLSMVTEELEDVPLYYTVDSLSSTIHCNTPPLLQFRSALLHAGYRVSMSHACKNAIKTDAPPAAIWDIMRCWEKTNPVKREKFSETSPAFKILSTEPSLEACFTVREDANPQSRKRHLTRFQENPQAFWGPKARAKSGGGISTNLQDKRQKCQNKRKSQMTDSSHLKNYPCKMFKEGSCTHGDKCCYSHSLEQTTEEQME
- the trmt1 gene encoding tRNA (guanine(26)-N(2))-dimethyltransferase isoform X2 — protein: MEKIGAEEPAVTATVGEKCEPGLRVLEGLAASGLRSVRFALEVPGLQSITANDFSTKAAALIARNAQYNGVGHLVQASCRDASMLMYEMRRKKERYDVIDLDPYGSPASFLDAAVQAVSEGGLLCITCTDMAVMAGNSGETCFSKYGSVSIKAKYCHEMALRIILHSLDQRAAVYQRYIQPLLSVSVDFYIRVFVRVFTGQATVKNSASKQALIYNCVGCGSFHLQRMGRRTSNGKHMKYSAATGPPVGPECEHCGQRHQLGGPIWAEPIHDLTFVQKVLSAVSGNPSRFGTSKRIEGVLSMVTEELEDVPLYYTVDSLSSTIHCNTPPLLQFRSALLHAGYRVSMSHACKNAIKTDAPPAAIWDIMRCWEKTNPVKREKFSETSPAFKILSTEPSLEACFTVREDANPQSRKRHLTRFQENPQAFWGPKARAKSGGGISTNLQDKRQKCQNKRKSQMTDSSHLKNYPCKMFKEGSCTHGDKCCYSHSLEQTTEEQME